In Crassostrea angulata isolate pt1a10 chromosome 6, ASM2561291v2, whole genome shotgun sequence, a genomic segment contains:
- the LOC128187216 gene encoding acidic phospholipase A2 Cc1-PLA2-like: protein MNRGIFLVLVAFAVYGTDAGRRKRDLTQFSQMIYSTTGRDPFDFSDYGNWCGLGGNGSVVDAIDECCFHHDNCYDVIIGNPKCGSVYTIKYNFNISKGEIECRDERPCERALCNCDRTASLCFHANRKAYNTTKKGMLAKLMSKLTEGFYAKTDSSASGRMEMKIKIGNDT from the exons ATGAACAGGGGAATTTTCCTCGTCCTTGTGGCCTTTGCTGTATACGGTACAG ATGCCGGGAGACGGAAACGAGATTTGACCCAGTTCAGTCAGATGATCTACTCGACAACTGGCCGCGATCCATTTGATTTCAGCGACTATGGGAATTGGTGCGGTCTTGGCGGAAACGGAAGTGTAGTAGACGCCATTGATGA ATGCTGTTTTCATCATGATAATTGCTATGACGTCATCATTGGAAACCCCAAATGTGGAAGTGTTTACACAATCAAATACAACTTCAATATCAGCAAAGGGGAAATCGAGTGTC GTGACGAACGTCCCTGTGAGAGGGCGCTGTGTAACTGTGACAGAACGGCATCACTATGTTTCCATGCCAACCGAAAGGCTTACAACACGACGAAGAAAGGAATGCTGGCGAAACTCATGTCAAAGTTAACAGAGGGGTTCTACGCAAAAACAGATTCCAGTGCCAGCGGAAGgatggaaatgaaaataaaaatcggaAATGATACATAA
- the LOC128187213 gene encoding uncharacterized protein LOC128187213 → MDPHNSAQDVPRCDLCETAIVHSYCDFCHVSLCKPCVVDHITDGYDKHKIVPFKERRSTLIYPKCETHPHKNCKFQCNNCNNIFVCSSCMASEKHGRHKFVEVTEVFKTKKDGIKKDTKELENHISPTYEEIARDLENQLANLDGGYEKLTKTMSEQGEQWHREIDIIINKMKTEISEIKVKHRDILQKHLHEIKKIQSLIKETLHALRKIEKSNEVSSTIQYSCKTRRFSKLPPKVQVSLPTFIPKQIDREKLYSLFGQITPLSTATEKKFLLLNQYNTSVKELLGEPELISTIQTGYRELRIVISINEGKIWTIGKINNIKCYNIRGSNVQTIKTDSEKIPNDIAIDSDGHLLFTSGATRTVNKVKNGKTEELIRFLEWKPVGLCITSNGNLLVTMNTEDETQSKVVRYSGSTEKQTIQFDSNGKPLYSRYDKIKYITENRNHDICVADCGANAVVVVNQDGKLRWKYISHPSITKHEPFAPYCITTDGQSHVLTTDFKNHRIHVLDQNGQFLRFIDNCDLMNPFGLCVDNNNNLLVCELYQGNVKKIKYLK, encoded by the coding sequence ATGGATCCTCATAATAGTGCGCAGGATGTGCCccgatgtgacctttgtgagaccgccatagtacacagctactgtgacttttgtcaCGTCAGCCTCTGCAAGCCCTGTGTAGTAGATCACATCACAGATggatatgacaaacataaaatagtccCTTTCAAGGAACGAAGatcaaccctcatttatccaaAATGTGAAACGCATCCTCACAAAAACTGCAAATTTCAGTGCAATAATtgcaacaatatttttgtttgttcttcctGCATGGCATCTGAAAAACATGGAAGACATAAATTTGTAGAAGTTACAGAAGTTTTTAAGACAAAGAAAGATggtattaaaaaagatacaaaagagttagaaaatcatatttcccctaCGTATGAAGAAATTGCACGCGACTTGGAAAATCAGCTTGCCAACCTGGATGGAGGATATGAGAAGCTTACAAAAACAATGTCCGAACAAGGAGAgcaatggcacagagaaatcgacatcatcatcaacaaaatgaaaactgaaatcagcgagataaaagttaaacataggGACATTTTACAGAAACACTTGCATGAAATCAAAAAGATACAGTCTCTCATAAAAGAAACATTGCATGCCTTAAGGAAAATTGAGAAATCCAATGAAGTATCTTCTACCATTCAATACAGCTGCAAGACTAGAAGGTTCAGCAAGCTTCCGCCCAAGGTTCAAGTATCGCTGCCAACATTCATTCCAAAACAAATAGACCGTGAGAAGCTGTATAGTTTGTTTGGACAGATTACCCCATTATCTACtgctacagaaaaaaaattcttgttgCTGAACCAATACAACACTTCAGTCAAAGAACTACTCGGTGAACCGGAACTCATCTCCACAATACAGACTGGGTATAGGGAACTACGCATTGTTATCTCCATAAATGAAGGGAAAATATGGACGATTGGGAAGATCAATAATATCAAATGCTATAATATAAGAGGTTCAAACGTTCAGACAATTAAAACAGATTCTGAAAAAATCCCCAATGATATAGCTATAGACAGTGATGGGCATCTTCTATTTACTAGCGGGGCAACAAGGACAGTGAATAAAGTAAAGAATGGAAAGACAGAAGAGTTGATCAGATTTTTAGAATGGAAACCTGTAGGACTTTGTATAACCTCTAACGGCAATCTCCTGGTGACTATGAACACTGAGGATGAAACTCAATCCAAAGTTGTCCGTTACTCGGGATCTACAGAGAAGCAAACAATTCAGTTCGATAGTAATGGTAAACCTCTCTATTCaaggtatgataaaattaaatacattactgaaaacagaaaccatgacatctgtgtagctgactGTGGGGCTaatgcagtagtggtggttaaTCAGGACGGGAAACTCAGATGGAAATACATCAGTCATCCCTCAATTACCAAGCACGAACCATTTGCACCCTATTGCATTACAACAGACGGTCAGAGTCATGTCCTGACAACAGATTTTAAGAACCATCGTATCCACGTTCTGgatcagaatggacagtttttgCGTTTTATTGATAACTGTGACCTAATGAATCCTTTTGGCTTGTGTGTGGACAATAATAACAATCTACTTGTGTGTGAGCTTTACCAAGgtaatgtaaagaaaatcaaatatctaAAGTAG